One Moorella sp. E308F genomic region harbors:
- the tnpA gene encoding IS66 family insertion sequence element accessory protein TnpA produces MTKAERQALWETRIAEYKKSGQSVREWCATHEDVNPKQLWYWLRKYKNQDVVSPGNSNRWLPVEIREPSSGVQGNSLLVRIGKTCIEVKPGFDPALLSQVVKVLVALC; encoded by the coding sequence ATGGGAAACCCGGATAGCCGAATACAAGAAGAGCGGGCAAAGCGTCAGAGAATGGTGCGCTACCCATGAAGACGTTAACCCTAAACAATTATGGTACTGGCTGCGGAAGTATAAGAACCAGGACGTAGTTTCCCCGGGAAACTCAAATCGGTGGCTGCCGGTAGAAATAAGGGAGCCATCTTCTGGTGTTCAGGGCAACTCCTTGTTGGTCAGGATAGGCAAGACCTGCATCGAAGTAAAACCCGGCTTTGATCCCGCCCTGCTTTCTCAGGTGGTTAAGGTGCTGGTAGCATTATGCTAA